One endosymbiont 'TC1' of Trimyema compressum genomic window, GAAGATTCTTTATCAGATGGTTTGTTAAAATACCCACAGTATACAATGCCTAGAAGTTTTAGAGGTGAAGAAGTACCTGAAATATTACTTTCTGGACATCATAAAAATATTGAAAATTGGCGCAGAGAGTTATCTCTTAGAAGAACGCAAAATAAACGCCCTGATTTATGGGCATCCTATAATAATAAATTAAAAAAGGAGGGGAAATAAATGAATGTCATTGATTCAATTAATGCAAAATATTTAAAAACTGATGCGCCTGATTTTGGCCCTGGAGATACAGTTAAAGTTCACGCTAAAGTTGTTGAGGGAGAAAAAGAGAGAATTCAGATTTTTGAAGGAACTGTACTTAAGAGAGGTGGCGCTGGTATTAACGAAATGTTTACTGTACGTCGTATTTCTTATGGCGTTGCTGTTGAAAGAGTATTCCCTGTACATTCACCGCGTATTGATAAAGTAGATGTTGTCCGTCGCGGACGTGTTAGAAGAGCTAGACTAAACTACTTAAAAGATAGAGTAGGTAAAGCCGCAAGAATTAAAGATAAAAAATAAGGACTGGTATTTACTAGTCCTTCTATCTATATAGGAGGAAATAGAATGCACAGTAACGATACAGATACAGCAATATATGAAGAAAAAGAAGGGGGAAAATCCTTTCTTAGCACTTTAATTACGCTACTTCAAATTATTGCTATTGCACTTATTATTAATGCAGCTATAAAAGCATTTCTTTTGCGACCTTATACAGTTATTTCAGGTTCTATGGAACCAACACTAATGGTTAATGATAAAGTCTTTGCTGAGGTAGTAACTGGTTATTTTTCAAAGCCTCAGAGAGATGACATTGTTGTTTTTGTGTTTCCAGGAAAAGATCCTAACAAGCCAATAATCAGACAGACAACTGGTGATTATTTAGGAACTATTTTTAATAGTTTTATACAGTTTAAATGGCCTGATAATGGAGAAGTTGAATATGTTAAAAGGGTTATTGGTACCCCTGGCGATGTGATAGATATAAGAAATGGTAAAGTGTATGTAAACGGTAGCCAATTAGATGAATCATCTTACATTCCAAGTAATGTAAGAACAGAATCACTTGGCTCTATTAATTTCCCATATACAGTTCCTGACAAATCTTATTTTGTCTTAGGAGATAATAGAGAGAACAGTTTTGATTCTCGTTATTGGGGTCCTGTACCTGAAAAAAATATAATAGGTAAACCAGTTATGCTTTATTTTCCTTTTGATCATTTCAGATTTTTTAAAGGATGATTGTATGTTAAAGGTTCAATGGTATCCTGGCCATATGACTAAGGCAAAAAGAAAATTAGAAGAGCAAATAAAAACAATTGATGTAGTAATTGAGCTTCGCGATGCGAGGATACCTAAAAGTTCAGATAATCCTGAGATTAAAAAAATCATAGGAAATAAAGGACATATCATTGTTTTAAATAAAATGGATTTAAGTAGTAATGAAGCCACTGCAAAGTGGCTCAATTACTTTGAAAAAAAGAATATTAAAGCTTTAGCAATAAAAGGTACTGATAAAAAAGGCGTTAAGAAAATATTGCCAATACTGGATAATATGGTCAATACTATTTTTTCTAAGAGGCAAAATAGAGGTCTTTTAAATAGACCTTTACGCTGTATGGTAGTAGGGGTTTCAAATGTTGGAAAATCATCTTTTATCAATTCCTTAGCCAGCAAAAAAATGGCTCGTACAGGTAATAAACCAGGGGTTACAAAAGGTAATCAATGGATTACAGTTACGGATAAAGTACAACTTCTTGATACCCCAGGTATTCTTTGGCCTAAGTTCGAACATAACTCAGGCTTTTATCTAGCTGTTACTGGGGCAGTATCTGATTTAGTTTATGATACGGTGGAGGCAACACTTTTATTAATTGATATGTTGGGAGAGCGAAGGCTTCTAAAAGGTAAATATGATTTTTATAATGGGAATTCTCACACTTTTTTAAAAGCATTTAGTAAAAAAAGAGGTTTATTAAATACAGGCGGTATTGTTGACATTAATAAAGGCGCTATTTTATTTATGAAAGACTATAGAGAAGGTAAAATTGGCCATTTTCCATTGGAAATGCCTCCAGGTAATTAAAAATGAACCAATTGATTAAAAATTTTTTAAAAGAGGAAAAAGAGAGAAAACGTCTTTATGACTTTCATAAACAGGAGAGAGAATTAAAAGATGATTATCCAATTCTAGTAGGCGTTGATGAAGCCGGCAGAGGTCCTTTAGCAGGACCTGTATATGCGGCTTGTGTCTGTTTACCTACTGGTATTTTTATTAATGGATTAAATGACTCTAAAAAAATGAGTGAAGAAAAAAGAAATCTTATTGCCACTGAAATAAAAGAGCAAGCTCTTTTTTATACTTATGGCTATAGTAGTGTTAAAGAAATTGATAATCTTAATATTTTAAATGCAACTATGTTAGCTATGTCTAGAGCTATGGCAAAATGTCCTGTTGTTCCTGATTATTGCTTAGTAGATGGGAATCTATTACCAGAAGCTATGAATTGCAATGGAAAAGCAGTTGTTAAAGGCGATTTATTAATGCCTTCAATTGCTGCAGCTTCAATTCTAGCAAAAACTAAAAGAGATGAAATAATGACCTTTATTCACAAAACTGTACCAGAATACGCTTTTGATAAACATAAGGGATATGGAACTAAAGCTCACTATGAGGCTTTAGAAGCCTATGGACAATCACTTTTTCATAGAGAAACATTTTTAAAGAGGTTTAAACAAAAATGAGATTACAAAAATATTTAAGCACATATGGAATCTGTTCGAGAAGAAAAGGTGAAGAGTTAATAGCCGCTGGTCGAGTTTTTATTGGCAGAAAAAAAGCTGTCATAGGAGATAAGGTGGATCCAGATACTGATAAGGTTTATGTAGATCGAAAATTGGTTATTGCTGAAAGGCAGAAAATTTATATTTTATTAAATAAACCAAGAGGCTATGTTACAACAACCAATGACCCTGAAGGTAGAAAAACAATTTTAGATTTAATCAAAAAAGTGCCTGAAAGAGTTTATCCAGTTGGTCGTTTAGATTATGATACTGAGGGATTACTACTTCTAACAAATGATGGAGATTTAACCTTTGGGTTAACCCACCCTAAACATCAAATTAGTAAAACTTACAAGGCGAGGTGCAAAGGGACTGTAGATTCAGTAGCTATCGATTCTTTGCGCTCCGGTGTAATTTTATATGATGGATATAAAACACAGAAAGCTGAAGTTTATGTTATAGAGCTCAATAAAGAAAATAGCCTTCTTGAAGTTACTATCTATGAAGGTAAAAATAGACAAATTAGAAAGATGTTTGAAAGTGTAGGTCATCCTGTAACCCGATTGACTAGAATAAAAATAGGAGATATGAAAGTTGGGGATTTAAAAAGTGGTTCCTATCGTTTTTTGAAAAAGACAGAAGTTGATAAACTTAAAAATTTCTGTAAAAAAGCCCGTTATAAATAGTAAACGACCCTATTTTATGATAGAATTAGGGGGAAATAAAAGAATTATTTGCAATATTATTGGAGGGAAATTACTCATGTTAAAAATGTATTATGATAATGATGCTGATTTAAGCATTATTCAAGGTAAAAAGTAGCAATCTTAGGGTATGGTAGCCAAGGACATGCACATGCGTTAAATTTGAAAGAAAGCGGTGTTGATGTTGTTGTTGGTTTACGTCAAGATAGTAAACGTTGGAAGGAAGCAGATGGACTAAAAGAAAAGTTAGTACATTAAAAGACGCTTGTGTTTATGCTGATGTTATTATGTGTTTACTTCCTGATGAAAAACAAGAAGCTATTTACAATGAAGATATTAAAGAATATTTAACAAGTGGCAAAGTATTAATGTTTGCTCACGGATTCAATATTCACTTTGGATTAATTCAACCACCAGCAGATGTAGATGTAATTATGGCTGCTCCAAAAGGACCTGGACACTTAGCTAGAAGCAGGTGTAATTTAGACAACATTTAAAGAAGAAACTGAAACGGACTTATTTGGAGAGCAAGCAGTTCTTTGTGGTGGTGCTAGTGGCTCTTTGTTAAAGAGCTGGCTTTGATGAAACATTAGTTGAAGCTGGTTATGCACATGAAATGGCATATTTTGAGTGTTTACATGAGCTTAAGTTAATTGTAGATAATGTACGAAGGTGGAATCAGTAATATGCGTTACTCAATTAGTGATACAGCTAAATATGGCGATTTAACTAGAGGCCCTCGTGTTGTTAATGAAGATACCAAAAAAGAAATGGCTAAGACTCTAAAAGAGATTCAGACGGGTCAATTCGCTAGAGAGTGGATTTTAGAAAATAAAGCTGGTCGTCCAAACTTTAATGGTCTTTATAATCAAGACAAATAACACTTGATTGAGACTACTGGAGAAAACTTAAGAAAAATGATGCCTTGGATTGGCAAAAAGCAAAATAATTTTATAATATAAAGGCAAAGAAAGGCAGATTACCTTTCTTTTTTCCTTGTGAGGGAAAAATGATCATAGTTGTCGGTGGCGGTGCAGCAGGCCTCATTTGTGCCTTAGCTGCAAAAAGAGCTGGAAAAGAAGTAATAATTTTAGAAAAAAATAAAAAAATCGGAAGAAAAATTTGCATTACCGGTAAAGGTCGTTGCAATTTAACTAATATTGCTGACAAGAATAATATTATGTCAGCTTTTTCTGAAAATAAAAAATTTTTAATGAGTGCCCTTAATTCATTTTCTAATCAAGATTTAATTTCTTTTTTCGAAAATTTAGGTATCGAAACAAAAGTAGAAAGAGGCGGCAGAGTTTTCCCGGTTTCTGATAATGCATTAGATATAGTGGATGGCTTTTACAAAGCATTAGAAAAGGAAAAAATACCGCTACATACTGATACTGAAGCAATTGAGTTGTTAATAATAGATGACCAACAGAAAGTCTTTGGGATTAAAACAAATAAGGGGGACTTTAAAGGCGCTGTAGTTATTGCTACTGGTGGCTTGTCATATCCTAAAACTGGCTCAACGGGTACAGGCTACAGGCTAGCTCAGTCAATTGGTCATAAAATTATTTCTACTTTTCCATCATTGGTTCCATTAGAAGTTGTTGAACGTCAAAGAGCTAAGAGTCTTCAAGGTCTTTCCCTAAAAAATGTTGAAGCTTCCGCCTTTATTAATAAAAAGAAAATGGCTTCTTTTTTTGGAGAAATGGTTTTTACTCATTATGGTCTTTCAGGTCCAATTATTTTAAGTCTCAGCCGATTATGTGTTCCTGCTCTTGAAAATAAAGATTTGGTAGAGATTAAAATAGATTTAAAACCTGCTTTATCTAGCGAGCAACTAGATAAAAGCCTTTTAAGGCTTCTTGATGAACACAGGCAACAGAATTTAAACAATCTACTGGAAAAAAGAAGTCTTAAAAAACTTATTCCTATTTTACTTGAGCTATCCAATATTGATCCCTATCAAAAAGGCTATTCTGTCACTAAAGAGCAACGTAAAAAATTAGTGAGTATTTTTAAGGAAATATCTTTTATTATTAATGGACATAAAGGGTATGAGGAAGCAATTGTAACAAGAGGCGGGATTGATTTAAAAGAAATCAATCCTAAAACAATGGCTTCTAAAATTATAGATAATATTTATTTTTGCGGCGAGGTTCTCAATATTGATGGTTTTACAGGAGGCTATAATTTACAGGCAGCATTTTCAACAGGCTATGTTGCTGGATTGTATGGAGAAGAGGTTTAATAGTAATGAAAATAGCAATTGATGGGCCAGCTGGCTCAGGTAAAAGCACTGTAGCAAAATATCTTAGTCATAAATTAGATTTTCCATATATTGATACTGGGGCTATGTATCGAGGGATTACCTATTTGATTTTGAAAAACAAATTGTCTTTAGAGGATAAGACTGCTATTATTAAGTTAGTTAATAA contains:
- the ylqF gene encoding ribosome biogenesis GTPase YlqF encodes the protein MLKVQWYPGHMTKAKRKLEEQIKTIDVVIELRDARIPKSSDNPEIKKIIGNKGHIIVLNKMDLSSNEATAKWLNYFEKKNIKALAIKGTDKKGVKKILPILDNMVNTIFSKRQNRGLLNRPLRCMVVGVSNVGKSSFINSLASKKMARTGNKPGVTKGNQWITVTDKVQLLDTPGILWPKFEHNSGFYLAVTGAVSDLVYDTVEATLLLIDMLGERRLLKGKYDFYNGNSHTFLKAFSKKRGLLNTGGIVDINKGAILFMKDYREGKIGHFPLEMPPGN
- the lepB gene encoding signal peptidase I, with translation MHSNDTDTAIYEEKEGGKSFLSTLITLLQIIAIALIINAAIKAFLLRPYTVISGSMEPTLMVNDKVFAEVVTGYFSKPQRDDIVVFVFPGKDPNKPIIRQTTGDYLGTIFNSFIQFKWPDNGEVEYVKRVIGTPGDVIDIRNGKVYVNGSQLDESSYIPSNVRTESLGSINFPYTVPDKSYFVLGDNRENSFDSRYWGPVPEKNIIGKPVMLYFPFDHFRFFKG
- a CDS encoding pseudouridine synthase gives rise to the protein MRLQKYLSTYGICSRRKGEELIAAGRVFIGRKKAVIGDKVDPDTDKVYVDRKLVIAERQKIYILLNKPRGYVTTTNDPEGRKTILDLIKKVPERVYPVGRLDYDTEGLLLLTNDGDLTFGLTHPKHQISKTYKARCKGTVDSVAIDSLRSGVILYDGYKTQKAEVYVIELNKENSLLEVTIYEGKNRQIRKMFESVGHPVTRLTRIKIGDMKVGDLKSGSYRFLKKTEVDKLKNFCKKARYK
- the rplS gene encoding 50S ribosomal protein L19 is translated as MNVIDSINAKYLKTDAPDFGPGDTVKVHAKVVEGEKERIQIFEGTVLKRGGAGINEMFTVRRISYGVAVERVFPVHSPRIDKVDVVRRGRVRRARLNYLKDRVGKAARIKDKK
- a CDS encoding NAD(P)/FAD-dependent oxidoreductase, producing the protein MIIVVGGGAAGLICALAAKRAGKEVIILEKNKKIGRKICITGKGRCNLTNIADKNNIMSAFSENKKFLMSALNSFSNQDLISFFENLGIETKVERGGRVFPVSDNALDIVDGFYKALEKEKIPLHTDTEAIELLIIDDQQKVFGIKTNKGDFKGAVVIATGGLSYPKTGSTGTGYRLAQSIGHKIISTFPSLVPLEVVERQRAKSLQGLSLKNVEASAFINKKKMASFFGEMVFTHYGLSGPIILSLSRLCVPALENKDLVEIKIDLKPALSSEQLDKSLLRLLDEHRQQNLNNLLEKRSLKKLIPILLELSNIDPYQKGYSVTKEQRKKLVSIFKEISFIINGHKGYEEAIVTRGGIDLKEINPKTMASKIIDNIYFCGEVLNIDGFTGGYNLQAAFSTGYVAGLYGEEV
- a CDS encoding ribonuclease HII; translated protein: MNQLIKNFLKEEKERKRLYDFHKQERELKDDYPILVGVDEAGRGPLAGPVYAACVCLPTGIFINGLNDSKKMSEEKRNLIATEIKEQALFYTYGYSSVKEIDNLNILNATMLAMSRAMAKCPVVPDYCLVDGNLLPEAMNCNGKAVVKGDLLMPSIAAASILAKTKRDEIMTFIHKTVPEYAFDKHKGYGTKAHYEALEAYGQSLFHRETFLKRFKQK